A window of the Tiliqua scincoides isolate rTilSci1 chromosome 5, rTilSci1.hap2, whole genome shotgun sequence genome harbors these coding sequences:
- the LOC136653510 gene encoding olfactory receptor 10A4-like, whose amino-acid sequence MKIGNQSCVTEIVFLGFSDFQAIQALLFGLLLIFYSIALSGNSLILILTITNPILHKPMYFFLCNLSFLEIGYTSCIIPRTLEHLLIESQTISFVGCGVQMYFFIFFGVTESCLLSVVAFDRYVAICKPLQYSCIMSPRACAQLAVISWAIGISVALEQSISIFTLPFCGPNRINHFFCDVLPVLRLATTDTLKNEVEVATVTVVFILTPFVLILLSYILMISTILRMPVAENRHKAFSTCSSHLIVFSLFFGTVTFTYVQPKSIHSLDGDRILSLLYTVVTPAFNPIIYSLRNKEIQASFKKSIGRKYPP is encoded by the coding sequence ATGAAAATAGGCAACCAGTCTTGTGTGACTGAAATTGTATTTTTAGGGTTCTCTGATTTCCAGGCCATTCAAGCTCTGCTTTTTGGTCTGCTTCTGATATTCTACTCAATAGCACTGAGTGGGAACAGCCTGATCTTGATCCTCACTATCACCAATCCAATCCTTCACAAGccaatgtatttcttcctctgtaATTTGTCCTTTTTGGAAATTGGCTACACCTCATGCATCATTCCCAGGACACTAGAGCACTTATTGATAGAGAGTCAGACCATCTCTTTTGTGGGTTGTGGGGTTCAGATGTATTTCTTCATTTTCTTTGGAGTAACCGAAAGTTGCCTTCTCTCCGTCGTGGCCTTCGATCGCTATGTTGCCATCTGCAAACCCCTGCAATATTCATGCATTATGAGTCCCAGGGCATGTGCTCAACTGGCTGTCATCTCATGGGCCATTGGTATTTCAGTGGCTTTGGAGCAATCTATTTCAATCTTTACTCTTCCCTTTTGTGGGCCAAACAGAATCAACCACTTCTTTTGTGATGTTTTGCCTGTTCTGAGACTAGCCACCACCGACACCCTCAAAAATGAAGTGGAAGTTGCTACAGTCACTGTGGTCTTTATCTTGACACCCTTTGTGCTGATCCTGTTGTCCTATATCCTCATGATCTCCACCATCCTAAGGATGCCTGTGGCTGAGAACAGGCACAAAGCATTCTCCACCTGTTCCTCACATCTCATTGTCTTCTCTCTTTTCTTTGGAACTGTCACTTTTACTTACGTTCAACCCAAATCAATCCATTCACTGGACGGGGACAGAATCctttccctcctctacacagttGTCACCCCTGCATTTAACCCAATCATTTACAGCCTGAGGAATAAGGAGATACAAGCTTCTTTCAAGAAATCAATAGGAAGGAAATATCCTCCTTAG